The Cucumis melo cultivar AY chromosome 6, USDA_Cmelo_AY_1.0, whole genome shotgun sequence genome includes a region encoding these proteins:
- the LOC103496207 gene encoding uncharacterized oxidoreductase At4g09670-like: MAENPIRFGIVGCAEIARKVARAINSAPNSAVTAVASRSLDKALNFAAVNGLPETVKVYGSYNQILDDPCVDAVYMPLPTSLHRRWAILAAEKKKHILLEKPTALDVEELDQILDACESNGVQFMDGSMWLHHPRTAKMEEIISDPKLFGYVNYIHSSSTTSATKQFLEEDIRVKPDLDALGALGDLAWYCIGALLWAKNYELPIQVRALPDVTKNSAGVILSCTASLHWGKSSKETTATIHCSFLSHTSMDITITGTHGSVNVYDFIIPYQETSASFDITLGAKFAELHIGWNTKPEEVEVANEIPQEVLMIAEFSRLVQVIRTTGCCPDSKWPQISRKTQLVMDAVKKSIDTDCRPVYL, from the exons ATGGCCGAGAACCCGATCCGATTTGGCATTGTCGGCTGTGCTGAGATTGCCAGAAAAGTGGCCAGAGCTATAAACTCAGCACCCAACTCTGCCGTCACCGCCGTTGCCAGTCGATCACTTGACAAGGCCTTGAACTTCGCTGCTGTCAATGGCTTGCCAGAAACCGTCAAGGTGTATGGAAGCTACAATCAGATTCTCGATGACCCTTGTGTGGATGCCGTCTACATGCCACTGCCTACCAGCCTTCACCGGCGGTGGGCAATTTTGGCTGCTGAGAAGAAGAAGCACATTCTCTTGGAGAAACCTACAGCGCTTGATGTTGAAGAGCTTGATCAGATTCTTGATGCCTGTGAGTCGAACGGTGTGCAGTTCATGGATGGATCTATGTGGCTGCATCACCCTCGAACTGCCAAAATGGAAGAGATTATCTCCGATCCTAAGCTTTTTGGCTATGTTAACTAT ATTCACAGCTCATCAACAACGTCAGCAACAAAACAGTTTCTTGAAGAAGATATAAGAGTAAAACCGGACCTGGATGCTTTGGGTGCATTGGGAGACTTGGCCTGGTACTGCATTGGAGCACTCTTGTGGGCAAAAAACTACGAATTGCCAATACAAGTCCGTGCACTACCAGATGTTACCAAGAACTCAGCGGGTGTTATCTTGTCCTGCACAGCCTCCCTTCATTGGGGCAAATCATCAAAAGAAACAACTGCCACAATTCATTGTTCTTTCCTATCTCATACCAGCATGGACATAACCATAACTGGTACTCATGGATCGGTGAACGTTTATGACTTCATCATCCCTTACCAAGAGACTTCGGCATCATTTGATATCACCTTGGGAGCAAAATTTGCAGAACTCCATATTGGATGGAACACAAAACCGGAGGAAGTTGAGGTGGCCAATGAGATACCACAAGAGGTTCTGATGATTGCAGAGTTCTCGAGGCTTGTACAAGTAATAAGAACCACAGGGTGTTGTCCTGATAGCAAGTGGCCACAGATAAGCAGGAAGACACAGCTAGTGATGGATGCGGTGAAAAAATCCATTGATACTGATTGTAGACCAGTGTATTTGTAG